AGAGATGGGCTTTATTTCACACTAACCAGGCTACAGCCAGCCCTtggagctcagcagcagctaaAAGCATCCCTGGGTTTtagctgccccttccctgcacGACTTGGAGCTGAGCTCTGGTTGCAGCTGGAAGAGgaatgttttatttccaaaggGAGAGGTGATACTCCTACCTCTGCTGCTGTACAGCATCTTGTCTTGTTTGTTCCTGGCTGTTCCACAGCTGAATTACCACATCTTAGGATGCTGCTTTAACAGGAGCGCTCCTTCATCCTggcttttccagcttttgggaGCTAAATCCATCTTGTGCCTTGGGAGTGGATGGTGAAGGCTCTTCCATCCTCATCTCCACCCTTCAGGCCAGGTTGATCAGCTCCCTGGGGAGAAAAGGAGCATCCTCCCACAAAGCTGCCCTCCCCGTAGACCAGGGCAGCTCAGCTGCATCTTCCCAGTTGGATTTTACTCACATCCTCCCTCCTTCTGCTTGTCTCCAGCCCCAGAGCCAGATAAGACACTGGCAGCTGTTATCTCCTCTCAAGGAAAGGCTGGCtgtggaggaggcaggagcagagtgCACCCACACTGCTCACAGCACCCCAAAACGTGCCCAGCACTCCTCCCTGGGGTGTCACCCCAGCATCCTGCATCCCTTCATCCTGcctcacccccagcccagggcagcctTGGAGGAGTAAGGGGGGGTCAGGGGCACCCTCCAAGCCATGGTCAAGGATGTTGATGGATTTTGAGTTCACCCCAGTGCCATTTGGCACCGAAAttccaggcagagcagctcccctgCTCACactcctctccaggctctgccagccAGGCGGGATGGAGATGGATAAGCTGAGCCTGGCCAGACAAGGGCCTGAAGCGGGTGCTCGTGGCCATGGCACACTAATTAATCCTCGTTTGTGCTGGCACTTGCCAGCCTGTAATTTCACAGCTTGCTGGAGGCCTCTGCGCCGCAGGAGGCTGCCGGTCTCTCCGTGGATTCCCATGGATAGAGCGGTGGATTCCAACCTTCTCCAGGGCTGATAAGCCAAGGGTGGAGTGGTGTTGGCCGGACACCTGAAGGAAAATTCCTGCTCTAGCAGGGGGTGGGCAGCTGGGCTGGATACCCAGCATGGGGCAGGAGACCTCATCCCACCCCAGCAAGGGAGAAAGAGGAGGCTGTGATGTCAACAGGGAGCCCAGAGCATCAGGAAATAAGGTGGGAATAAGGCTGTGGTCAGTGGGgatggctggagagcagcatcCTGCTGAATAGCCCCAGGCTGAGCTTATATGGGCTCCTCAGGTCACAGGTAAGGTGTGGGTCCTTGGGGATGTTGCCAGGGCCATTTAAGGTCACCAGGGTGGTGGGAGGCCAAAGTCGGGGGTGAGGGGCTCCAAGTGCCCtcctgagcagagctggcagctccaccaccacctccagccctgcaaAACCTGCTTCTCCAGTGGCCACTGCTCCTGAAGCTCAACCCTCCGGTACCCGGATACAGCCCTTGCTACACTCATAAATGGATATTTATCCGTTCTGGTATCTCACCCTATAAAATGCACTTCTCCGGGTGGTGGCTGGGTGCTCTCCCACCACTGGGTGGCAGTGGGAACACATGGACACACATGTTCATGAGTGGCCCACGCAGGGACTGCCTCCTCCTCGCCATCCCTTCAGAGCCGTGCCTTGGTGGCCCCGTGTCCCATCACCCCACTGTTCATCCCTGATAGGGAcagggcagctccagcctggtGCTCTCAGGAGGAGCATTCCCTCAAAAGACAGCCAGAAAGGGCAAATTTGAGaccaaaaatgcttttttaccTCCATACCCTGGAGGCAGCAGCAATCTGGGTCTTGCCTTGACGCCAGGAGAATGCTTGGCTGGAGCACCCCCAGTTTTTGGGGTGAAGCCCCCTCTGGAAGAGCTGCAGGCCCCCTGGAGCCATCGGATCCAGCTGAGCCTGCCGGAACACGGAGTAGCCCTGGAGGTACTTGTAAGACAAGGGATGACATGCTTGATGGGACTTCTTAATTAGATCTCACTAAACCAAAATGTACCGGGGCTCCCCTGGCAGAACAGCGTCAGACAAAACATTAATCACGCtccaaataaataattaaaacgTTGGGGCtcttagaaaggaaaaaaaaaaccaacaaactaaCACCAAACCGAGAAAAATCAAAGGCATCAGTGCCAGCCCATAATAAGGAGCAAcagggctgggtttgggggggcttggccttggagggagcagagctgtgtcctCAGGGCCACCTGAGCCAGGTGGGACCCAACATGGTCATGGAAAGCTGAGCCCAGAGTCCCAGGAGGTGTCAGGATGGGGTTTAGGACCTCATAACCTCATACCTGGAGTTGTGGGAACACCCCCCAGCTCAGCTTTGTGCTAAAACAGGTCTTTTCACAGCCAGCACCTGCAGACTCAAACGATGGATTATAAAATTATCCCCCCACTGGCTGATCCATGCAGTGCCTGGGATGTGGTTCAGCTCCAGGATATCATCTGTGGTCACCTCTGGGACAACATCCACAGTCACTACTGGGGTATCAGCTACAGGTCACCTCTGGGACATCATCCAACATTCATGGTTGCTTTTGTGGCATCCTCCAATATCCAACATTCATGGTTACCTCTGGGACATCCTCCAATATCCAACACCCATGGTCACCTCCGGGACATCCTCCAGTATCCGACACCCATGGTCACCACTGGGACATCCATGTTCACTACTGGGATAACATCCATGGTGCCCTCGGGGGTGCTGGACAATGCCCAGCTCTTGGTGCTCCAGCGGGTACCTGATGCAGCGTAGGAAAATCTGTTTACCCAGCACTTAGGAAACACTTTGgggagaaaacaacaacaataaaggCTCGAAAATAGAAgtctctccctccccatccctcttAGCCGGAGCAGGGATTACTCAGGATGAGCAACACGGAGTTTGAATTATGCATGGAACCATTTGCATCCAAGAACACGACTGAGCAGAGTGGCCCTGTCCCTCCTGGGCCCCAGCCTGCAGAAACTCATGTCACCTGtgctctgctttcctcttctttaCTTTTCCTACAACAGGGTTATTAAAAAGCCAgtccagggctgtgctgggatggaGTTGCTCCCCTCAGTCCGTCCATGAGGCGGATTAGGGATTTAGTGGGTTTCTTCCCTGCAAGGCTGCAGGAAAATGGACTTTATTCTGCCAAGGATTGGGCAACCCCCTGGCCCCTGGATGTGGCACCCATAAAGCAGcatccctgcccttcctcttcctcctcccagcccttctCCAGCACGGCCCCCCGAGTACCAAGCTGGCTGGGAATGATGGACTCCACCAAAACCTGCTTTATTACATTAATATTTGCTGGTAATGAAGCTCACACTTAGAGCTCCAATTAAATTAGGAAAACCATAATGAACAAGAAGTGGTGCATTAATTCGTTAGCGGGGAATTGCTCTAAATTACCTCGGCAAATACGGCAAACCTTCAATTTACCGGCGGTGTTTTCAAATGGATTTTGCTCCTTCATCTCCATTTACACTGcagcacaattttttttttctggcagcaaAAGCAGAAGTGAATTAAGCTCAGTTCCTTGGGGAAACACATTTGTCTCTCAGATGGGAATAAATACTCATGAGAGGTaccagaaattttcctttttggcTTCTTCGCCGGGTATTCACggggaaaacagaaattatttacaaTAAACAGCTTACAAAAAGACATCAACAATGGAAAAAGCCTCTCTCACAGGTCCCTTCTCCCAAACTCCAGAGctttaaagagaaaacacagaagttttAATAACACCAGAAGTTATTTTtcctggttgttttttttttttttccagcaaagggaatatttctttattttaatgagCTTCCTATGTGTTCACAGgactctgggagctgctgatcAGGGACACCTGTGGCAGGAAAGCATGGCTgaaggccctgagctgggatCAAAGTGCAGCTGAAGGAGCAGGGTGAGCTCCAGAAGATATTTGGGGCAGGAATTGGATCCCCAAGACATCAAGGAGCTTCTTCTCAGGGGTAAAATGAGGGTTGGCAGAAGGGAAGGACAAGTTCTTCCTGCTTGAGATGGGCCTCGAAAGAGGATTTCTGTGCCATAACTCCCCCTACCCTGCCAGATTTCTTCCCCATTTCCCACTCCAAGGACACAGTTGTGCCTCCATGCCCTTGGGAAGAGCACCACCACCCTTTTGGCAGGGCAACATCACAGCCTGGCCACACACTCAGCACATGTCATCCTGTCAAggtaaaaattaagaaaaaaaaaggaggttttAAATCTTCTGTAGCTCCTCCAGGAAGGAGCTTGTGCATAAAACATGAAGGTTGAGAGCCTGATCAGGGAAGATTCCAGCCAAAGAAAAAACCTTACATAGCTGCCTCACTTTTCCAGTTGATTATTTCAGCTCAGCTGCTTAATTCAATGAAAACAGAACCAGGAAACATTTGCCTGAGGCACATCATCCCTGGGCTTTCCATCCCAGCTTGTCTGGGGAGGcagtccctgctccccaccctcccaagCCTATGGAGCACAGGCACCAAgctgctttcccagcactgGAGAGGctcctttggagagctgtggctgccctcaGGGTTTCTTGGAATACACTGTAGGGACACAGAGCATCATCAGAGTCCAGCCCAAGGGCAGAAGAGCTGCTTCCAGCCTTCAGCCACCCAATTTAAGGAATGCCTttaacagcagcagccttcagAAGGCATAAGCAAAGGAGCAAACATCTGAATCAATCTTGCTCTTTTTATTCCTTATCCAGGGCCAGGAGCAGTTTCCTCAGCTCAGAACTGGCTGTTACAAGCATCAGGTGTTTGGATTCTCCCAGGATATGGAAAGTGAGAACAAGCCAGGTGGTCAATCAGACCAGAAGGATGGAGGGGAGTCAACAGGTTTGAGGATCCTCCCTGGAAGGGCCATCAGCTCCCATATCAAGGCAAATTTGTGCCTCAAGGAGCCCAATACCCTCACTGTGCTCTCCACAGAGCACAGGGTCCCACACCACATAAACCAGGGCATTAATTGCCCCAGTGCAGATTCCTGATCTTCAAACCAGGCAGCACCCCAAAGCACACAGTCCTCCAGCTATAGGATAACAAActcctgcagcctccagctggAACTGGATACAGGGACACAAACACTTGAGAAATATCCGTGTTCCTCAAGCTTTGAGGAGTGCAGGTGCTGTTTGACTCACCACATCAGGAGCTGAGACACCAAGAGCTCACACCCAGCTTGAACTCCACCAGAGAAGATGCTTTCAGCGGCCTAAGCCAAGATTTTGGGACAAGCCTGTGCTGTTTGGGAGGGGAAGCCAAAGAGCACAGAGCAATTTAACACAGCTTTAAGGCCTGTCTGGTGCATGTTGCCTCAATTTCAGTGCAATGAGGACTCCCGTGCCCTATAGCTCAGCTCCACTAGCACAGCAGGAAGAGGCCCCAAGGGTGCTACAAGGAGAGGTGATGATAATCCAGGCAAATCTACCAGCTGAGGGCTTCCCCtcctttatatttaaaaaaaaaaaaaaacaaaaaacacaattTAGAGCTGGTGGACCAGTAGCTTTCCCTATCTGtccctttttttcttatagTGTCCCCATTTCCACCTTCCCATCTAgtcactgctctctgctctccctACAGCTGAGGCCACACTAAACAGGAGCATCTTGAGCCTTTTCCCGTCCCCAACAccagtttttttcccagttctcccagcaGCAGAAGCCATACTCAGCCCAGAGTTAGAACTGCCACTGTGTCCTTCAGGAGAGGTTGCAGCCTGGATGAGGAGGCACTAACACCAACAAGCCTGTTCTCACACCCTCCAGCAACACCGCTGCTAAGGAGGAGCAAATAGGACTTCTGAAGTCAGGAAAGCATTCAGCACCTCTAAGCACCAGCAATTCTTCCCTCATCCACCTGAAAACAGGAGCCATACCTTGTTTGCAGCCAGTGTTCAGGTTTCTTTGCCAAGGACACAACATCCAGGGAGCCTCCACGTTTGGAGAGTCACATCCAAGCACACCAAAGGCTGCCTGGCACCCCCCTCTTTCCACTGAGGAGGGACAGAAGTGTTTCACACAAGGAGAGGgcagaaatgtttccttttattaGGGATGGAGGTTACAATGACATcccaggagggcagggacacttcctgCACACGAGAAACAGTCCCAGAGCTGTGAGGCTCAGCAGAGTGGCTGCTGTGAGCACAGCAACTTGGACCACCACAGGAagtcctccagcagcacctgggggAGACAAGAGACACTTACTACACATCAAATGGCTTCCCATCATCTGCCAGTGGATGAATttgctggcagctctgggaaggagTTCCCCAAACTGTCTCTTGGTGGTTATACTAGAAAGTCTCTCCAGGTGTGAAATCATGGGGGATTCATGACTAGAACCTGGAGTCACCTTCAGTAGAGACCTGATTgacaatcaaacaaaaaaaccccacacacatACCCTGTGGGGTCTTCCCTGCTGGTCCAAAACCTCCAGAGGAACTCCATAATCCCTGAGCTGAGTCAAGGATTAACAGTGGCCCAACTGAGACTTCAGCTTCTGTCACCCTTGAGGGACCacctaaaaaaacaaacaagcaagttCACAGGGGAGGTAATTCCTGCTCACTCTGGATTTTAGGAGCAACAGAACAATGGACCCTGCAAGAGCAGCTTTCCTTTTAAACATAAGGACATAGACACAGTTACTTAGAATAAAGTCATACAATTCCAGAGtggcctgggctggaagggacctttaagccCACCTCATTTCCCCCccaccacaggcagggacaccttccactatcccaggttgctccaagctccgtccaacctggtctccaacacttccagggatggagcagccacagcttctctggccagcctatgccagggtctcaccaccctcccagccaacaactTCCCTGTATCCAACCCAAATTctccctctttcagtttgaaagtACTTGCTGAAGGACTCTGGAGAAGAGCTGGGTTTTCCTGGAACTAAAGATGTTACAGCATGTTGGCTGTCCCAGCCTAGAGGGtcacccagccctgggggcacaTTTTAGACACAGCCCTACCTTGCTCAGAAGGGACATCTCTCCTCAAGCGCCTCCCTGGCCATCTGGCAGGAGGGTTGGTTCTCCGGGAGTATCCTCCATGCAACTGGCAGTTGCCGGtctcacagcagctgcagatgtcTCCAGTACCCTCCACAGGTGCCCAACTGAAACAGAATTATCTGTAAagcctctcctccaggctggtTCCCTCCCTACGAGCACCAGCTACTCACAGGCTGCTGGCTTTGTTGAAGGAACAGGCTTTGTTCCATGGATCTGGGGCTTGGTCAGCTGGGGAGACCCTCAGGTGGCAAGTGATGTAGATCTGGAAGGGAAATTAAAACTAGTTAGCCTTggatgctgatttttttttaatttttttttatacaagCAGAGTAGCACATCTGAAACACCCCGGGGAGGAGGGGTTGGCACAACGTCTCACCAGGTTCCTGTCATCTCCTGCAAACTTGAACGCGTCGACCACAAACTGCAGCGTTTCCTGCCTCGGCCTCGGGGAGATGAAGGCTGAAGTGGTGTCATCTGCTCTCCCATCCACCAAGCACCTGGGCAAGGGTCAGGAGTCAGGGACACGCCAGCCAGCTCAGCAGTACCACCCTGAACACGGCCCCCCTTACCCGCTGAGGTCGATGAAGGCGTATCGGGGGGAGGAATTCCTGTCGGGGCTCAGAGTGGCAACACAGTCGTCCACGAAGAGCCTCAGAGGGACATGGCCCTCAGAAGCCACGTCAGCCTGGAGGTGCAGGCTCTCCCCCAGCTGGAAGCCGTTGGAGAGCCTCTCTGCACTCCAGTCATCTGGAAGGGAGATCCAAGGGCACGGGTCACTCGGGAGAGCAGCACATtgccctccccagcacagggacctCTCAACTGTGCAGCAGTGTGGGCTTCACTTCAGCCCAGATTATAGCCCTGTTTGGGCTCTTGGCATGTGAGCAAGAGCAGAGAGGATGAGGAAATGGGGCTGGCAGGCCTGCACCCACCATCCATGAGGCGCAGGGAGAACATCAGCCTCTCCTCAACCGACAGCGTGGAGCGGAAGGGAACCCACGTGGGCCGGacagcactgctgctcacaTTGCTCCTCCTGAACGGGGGAGATCTGCATTAACAGCCATGCCACCATCACCTGAGGTCCAT
The DNA window shown above is from Pseudopipra pipra isolate bDixPip1 chromosome 12, bDixPip1.hap1, whole genome shotgun sequence and carries:
- the LOC135420768 gene encoding zona pellucida sperm-binding protein 3-like translates to MGPAGSLGVALFCWVLAEAASNSPWGFPQRGSGVLRVWGDSSWSRPHVPSFSQPWAWVDVSQLQSMAPLHPVAVQCQEAQLVVTVHRDLFGTGRLVRAADLSLGSASCLPLPQNPAESTVTFVAGLHECGSTLQMTPDSLIYKTSLSYKPTPSGNLVIVRTNPVVVPIECHYPRRSNVSSSAVRPTWVPFRSTLSVEERLMFSLRLMDDDWSAERLSNGFQLGESLHLQADVASEGHVPLRLFVDDCVATLSPDRNSSPRYAFIDLSGCLVDGRADDTTSAFISPRPRQETLQFVVDAFKFAGDDRNLIYITCHLRVSPADQAPDPWNKACSFNKASSLWAPVEGTGDICSCCETGNCQLHGGYSRRTNPPARWPGRRLRRDVPSEQGGPSRVTEAEVSVGPLLILDSAQGLWSSSGGFGPAGKTPQGAAGGLPVVVQVAVLTAATLLSLTALGLFLVCRKCPCPPGMSL